The following coding sequences are from one Streptomyces sp. NBC_01232 window:
- the acnA gene encoding aconitate hydratase AcnA, which produces MKETVVSANSFDARSTLQVGDESYEIFKLDKVEGSARLPYSLKVLLENLLRTEDGANITAAHIRSLGSWDSQAQPSEEIQFTPARVIMQDFTGVPCVVDLATMREAVKALGGDPAKINPLSPAEMVIDHSVIADKFGTPDAFAQNVELEYGRNKERYQFLRWGQTAFDDFKVVPPGTGIVHQVNIEHLARTVMVRNGQAYPDTLVGTDSHTTMVNGLGVLGWGVGGIEAEAAMLGQPVSMLIPRVVGFKLTGELPAGTTATDLVLTITEMLRKHGVVGKFVEFYGEGVAATSLANRATIGNMSPEFGSTAAVFPIDDETLKYLRLTGRDAQQVALVEAYAKAQGLWLDPAAEPDFSEKLELDLSTVVPSIAGPKRPQDRIVLANAAEQFAVDVRNYVSDDEEAGKESFPASDAPASSNGVPTKPTAVTLADGTSFEIDHGAVTVAAITSCTNTSNPYVMVAAALVAKKAVEKGLARKPWVKTTLAPGSKVVTDYFDKAGLTPYLDKMGFNLVGYGCTTCIGNSGPLEEEISKAINDADLAVTSVLSGNRNFEGRINPDVKMNYLASPPLVVAYAIAGSMKVDITKDAIGIDTEGNPVFLKDIWPSEAEVNDVVANAIGEDMFSKSYQDVFAGDAQWQALSIPTGNTFEWDPQSTYVRKPPYFEGMTMETTPVSDIAGARVLAKLGDSVTTDHISPAGAIKADTPAGKYLTEHGVERRDFNSYGSRRGNHEVMIRGTFANIRLRNQIAAGTEGGFTRDFTVEGAPVSFIYDASQNYQAAGIPLVILAGKEYGSGSSRDWAAKGTALLGVKAVIAESYERIHRSNLIGMGVLPLQFPEGATAASLGLTGEETFAFTGVEELNNGTTPRTVKVTTDTGVEFDAVVRIDTPGEADYYRNGGIMQYVLRNLIRG; this is translated from the coding sequence ATGAAGGAGACTGTCGTGTCGGCGAACAGCTTCGACGCCCGCAGCACGCTGCAGGTGGGCGACGAGTCGTACGAGATCTTCAAGCTGGACAAGGTCGAGGGCTCCGCCCGCCTTCCCTACAGCCTGAAGGTCCTGCTGGAGAACCTGCTCCGTACCGAGGACGGCGCGAACATCACCGCCGCCCACATCCGGTCGCTCGGCTCCTGGGACTCGCAGGCCCAGCCCAGCGAGGAGATCCAGTTCACGCCGGCCCGCGTGATCATGCAGGACTTCACCGGCGTTCCCTGCGTGGTGGACCTCGCCACCATGCGCGAGGCCGTCAAGGCCCTCGGCGGCGACCCGGCGAAGATCAACCCGCTCTCGCCCGCCGAGATGGTCATCGACCACTCCGTCATCGCCGACAAGTTCGGCACGCCGGACGCCTTCGCGCAGAACGTCGAGCTGGAGTACGGCCGCAACAAGGAGCGCTACCAGTTCCTGCGCTGGGGCCAGACCGCCTTCGACGACTTCAAGGTCGTCCCCCCGGGCACCGGCATCGTCCACCAGGTCAACATCGAGCACCTGGCCCGCACGGTCATGGTCCGTAACGGCCAGGCGTACCCCGACACCCTCGTCGGCACCGACTCGCACACCACCATGGTCAACGGCCTCGGCGTGCTGGGCTGGGGCGTCGGCGGCATCGAGGCCGAGGCCGCGATGCTCGGCCAGCCGGTCTCCATGCTGATCCCGCGCGTCGTGGGCTTCAAGCTGACCGGCGAGCTGCCGGCCGGCACCACCGCCACCGACCTCGTGCTGACCATCACCGAGATGCTCCGCAAGCACGGCGTCGTCGGCAAGTTCGTCGAGTTCTACGGTGAGGGCGTCGCCGCCACCTCGCTGGCGAACCGCGCCACCATCGGCAACATGTCTCCGGAGTTCGGCTCCACCGCCGCGGTCTTCCCGATCGACGACGAGACCCTGAAGTACCTGCGCCTGACCGGCCGCGACGCCCAGCAGGTCGCGCTCGTCGAGGCGTACGCCAAGGCCCAGGGCCTGTGGCTGGACCCGGCCGCCGAGCCCGACTTCTCCGAGAAGCTGGAGCTCGACCTCTCCACGGTCGTCCCCTCCATCGCCGGCCCGAAGCGCCCGCAGGACCGCATCGTCCTCGCCAACGCCGCCGAGCAGTTCGCCGTCGACGTACGCAACTACGTCTCCGACGACGAGGAGGCCGGCAAGGAGTCCTTCCCGGCGTCCGACGCCCCGGCGTCCTCCAACGGTGTGCCCACCAAGCCCACCGCGGTGACCCTGGCCGACGGCACCTCCTTCGAGATCGACCACGGCGCCGTCACCGTCGCCGCGATCACCTCGTGCACCAACACCTCGAACCCCTACGTCATGGTCGCGGCCGCCCTCGTGGCGAAGAAGGCCGTGGAGAAGGGCCTCGCCCGCAAGCCGTGGGTCAAGACCACCCTGGCCCCGGGCTCGAAGGTCGTCACCGACTACTTCGACAAGGCCGGCCTGACCCCGTACCTCGACAAGATGGGCTTCAACCTCGTCGGGTACGGCTGCACCACCTGCATCGGCAACTCGGGTCCGCTGGAGGAGGAGATCTCCAAGGCGATCAACGACGCCGACCTGGCGGTCACCTCGGTCCTCTCGGGCAACCGCAACTTCGAGGGCCGCATCAACCCCGACGTCAAGATGAACTACCTGGCCTCCCCGCCGCTGGTCGTCGCGTACGCCATCGCGGGCTCCATGAAGGTGGACATCACCAAGGACGCCATCGGGATCGACACCGAGGGCAACCCGGTCTTCCTGAAGGACATCTGGCCCTCCGAGGCCGAGGTCAACGACGTCGTCGCGAACGCGATCGGCGAGGACATGTTCAGCAAGTCCTACCAGGACGTCTTCGCGGGCGACGCCCAGTGGCAGGCGCTGTCGATCCCGACCGGCAACACCTTCGAGTGGGACCCGCAGTCCACCTACGTGCGCAAGCCCCCTTACTTCGAGGGCATGACGATGGAGACCACCCCGGTCTCCGACATCGCCGGCGCCCGTGTGCTGGCGAAGCTGGGCGACTCGGTCACCACCGACCACATCTCCCCGGCCGGTGCGATCAAGGCCGACACCCCGGCCGGCAAGTACCTCACCGAGCACGGCGTCGAGCGCCGCGACTTCAACTCGTACGGTTCCCGCCGCGGCAACCACGAGGTCATGATCCGCGGTACGTTCGCCAACATCCGCCTGCGCAACCAGATCGCCGCGGGCACCGAGGGCGGCTTCACCCGCGACTTCACGGTCGAGGGCGCGCCGGTCTCCTTCATCTACGACGCCTCGCAGAACTACCAGGCCGCCGGCATCCCGCTGGTCATCCTGGCGGGCAAGGAGTACGGCTCCGGCTCGTCCCGCGACTGGGCGGCCAAGGGCACCGCGCTGCTCGGCGTCAAGGCCGTCATCGCCGAGTCCTACGAGCGCATCCACCGCTCCAACCTGATCGGCATGGGCGTCCTGCCGCTGCAGTTCCCGGAGGGTGCCACCGCGGCCTCCCTGGGCCTGACCGGCGAGGAGACCTTCGCGTTCACCGGTGTGGAGGAGCTGAACAACGGCACCACCCCGCGCACGGTCAAGGTCACCACCGACACCGGTGTGGAGTTCGACGCGGTCGTGCGCATCGACACGCCGGGCGAGGCGGACTACTACCGCAACGGCGGCATCATGCAGTACGTCCTGCGGAACCTCATCCGGGGTTAA
- the ngcE gene encoding N-acetylglucosamine/diacetylchitobiose ABC transporter substrate-binding protein produces MSMASTGEGLGRRDLIKRSAALGLITVPTMGFLSACASGGGESTSGPSKAATSAQNPFGVSKGSKMDVVVFKGGFGDDYAKAWEAAFDKKWGTTSSHLGTQEITGKLQTRFNGGNPPDVVDNSGAQRIKLDVLFKSNQLADLTPVLDAPSLDDPSKKVRDLLIAGTVEQGTQGGKFISLNYVYTVWGFWYSGKLFKEKGWTAPKTWDEFLAVCTKAKEAGIGGLAHQGKFPYYINVVIMDLIAKKGGLDAVKAIDNLEPNAFEGSAVALAAVEAVYEVVEKDLLLPGTNGLTHTESQTAWNQYKAAFIPSGSWLENEQLKQTPEDFDMQFLPVPLLADSKLPLEAIRAGAGEPFIVPEKAANKAGGLEFIRSMLSREWSTIFAQQANSLTVVKDGVDPSVKLRPGTQSAVGALKAAGDNTFNYLYPDWYSEMDTAIQDASNELMAKRIQPKEWIKRAQAAVNKAAQDPNAKNNRRS; encoded by the coding sequence ATGAGCATGGCATCCACCGGTGAGGGCCTCGGCCGCCGTGATCTGATCAAGCGCTCTGCGGCACTCGGCCTGATCACCGTGCCGACGATGGGCTTCCTGTCCGCCTGCGCGTCCGGCGGCGGCGAATCCACCAGCGGCCCGTCCAAGGCCGCGACGAGCGCGCAGAACCCCTTCGGCGTCTCGAAGGGCAGCAAGATGGACGTCGTCGTCTTCAAGGGCGGGTTCGGTGACGACTACGCGAAGGCCTGGGAGGCCGCCTTCGACAAGAAGTGGGGCACCACCAGCTCCCACCTCGGGACCCAGGAGATCACCGGAAAGCTCCAGACGCGCTTCAACGGCGGAAACCCGCCGGATGTCGTCGACAACTCCGGCGCCCAGCGGATCAAGCTGGACGTGCTCTTCAAGAGCAACCAGCTCGCCGACCTCACCCCGGTGCTCGACGCGCCCTCGCTCGACGACCCGAGCAAGAAGGTCCGTGACCTGCTGATCGCGGGCACCGTCGAACAGGGCACGCAGGGCGGCAAGTTCATCTCGCTCAACTACGTCTACACCGTCTGGGGCTTCTGGTACTCGGGCAAGCTCTTCAAGGAGAAGGGCTGGACCGCCCCCAAGACCTGGGACGAGTTCCTCGCCGTCTGCACGAAGGCCAAGGAGGCCGGCATCGGCGGCCTCGCGCACCAGGGCAAGTTCCCTTACTACATCAACGTCGTCATCATGGACCTGATCGCCAAGAAGGGCGGTCTGGACGCCGTGAAGGCGATCGACAACCTGGAGCCGAACGCCTTCGAGGGCAGTGCGGTGGCCCTCGCCGCCGTCGAGGCCGTCTACGAGGTCGTCGAGAAGGATCTGCTGCTCCCGGGCACCAACGGACTGACCCACACGGAGTCCCAGACCGCCTGGAACCAGTACAAGGCGGCCTTCATCCCCTCCGGCTCCTGGCTGGAGAACGAGCAGCTCAAGCAGACGCCGGAAGACTTCGACATGCAGTTCCTGCCGGTCCCGCTGCTGGCCGACAGCAAGCTGCCCCTCGAGGCCATCCGGGCCGGCGCCGGCGAGCCCTTCATCGTCCCGGAGAAGGCGGCCAACAAGGCGGGCGGCCTGGAGTTCATCCGTTCGATGCTGTCCCGCGAATGGTCGACCATCTTCGCCCAGCAGGCCAATTCGCTCACCGTGGTCAAGGACGGCGTGGACCCGAGCGTGAAGCTGCGGCCGGGCACCCAGTCGGCCGTAGGGGCGCTCAAGGCGGCGGGGGACAACACCTTCAACTACCTTTACCCCGACTGGTACAGCGAAATGGACACGGCGATCCAGGACGCGTCCAATGAGCTGATGGCGAAGCGGATTCAGCCGAAGGAGTGGATCAAGCGGGCCCAGGCTGCGGTAAACAAGGCGGCGCAGGACCCGAACGCCAAGAACAACCGTCGCAGCTGA
- a CDS encoding amidohydrolase, protein MTSSPLSRRGLLAAAGVAGVAGAAGLLGAAPAAASPAASASPATAGRGSAALVVHNASVFTGTGGRAPVEAVAVGRDGRILATGTDAAVRRHVGRDTEVVDARRSTVMSGIHDGHVHPLGAGERSLSPSLGGAETTPAELQEILTGFLADTGGAGAEPNRWLVVEDWNPVGLLPVGTHPHHAVLDALPTRRPIALVGGDGHNLWANQRALDIAGITAATPDPVGGKVVKGADGRPTGVLKDDAQGLVRRHIPEPTRAELVAACAKVLELAAASGVTTMMDALVGRHELELYQALSAAGKLPQRIVPAIRLEAEQTRDPAGALAYARGLRREFEGVRGLRFGMIKVFLDGVIEYPAQTAALLAPYLDGNGGPTGNRGELYTSAADYGRLAAAFNGAGWQMHAHGLGDRAVRTALDGYAYAKRVTGRRDARNAVAHLQLVDPADLRRFAQLGVTACMQLQWAAKDTWTMEALLPYIGPERHRWMYPARSLEKAGARLSGGSDWPVDALQVWNQLRTAIDRQGAFGAGPLYRELEGLGRDTVLRMHTSGTAWQLRQEGLTGTVEQGRAADLVVLDRDVTRCPVADISGTGVRMTLVGGRVVHDADSASGKAASARVAGAASGPRPASYATVHAGGRHHACKH, encoded by the coding sequence ATGACGTCTTCTCCTCTTTCCCGCCGGGGCCTCCTCGCGGCCGCCGGGGTCGCCGGCGTCGCCGGGGCGGCTGGCCTGCTGGGAGCCGCTCCGGCCGCCGCCTCCCCGGCAGCCTCGGCCTCCCCCGCCACCGCCGGGCGGGGGTCGGCTGCCCTGGTGGTCCACAACGCCTCGGTGTTCACCGGGACCGGCGGCCGGGCACCCGTCGAGGCCGTCGCGGTCGGCCGGGACGGCAGGATCCTGGCCACCGGCACCGACGCGGCGGTACGCCGGCACGTGGGCCGGGACACCGAGGTCGTCGACGCCCGCCGCAGCACGGTGATGAGCGGCATCCACGACGGCCACGTCCACCCGCTCGGCGCGGGCGAACGCTCGCTGTCCCCCTCGCTGGGCGGCGCGGAGACCACCCCGGCCGAGCTCCAGGAGATCCTGACCGGCTTCCTCGCCGACACGGGCGGCGCGGGCGCGGAGCCCAACCGCTGGCTGGTGGTCGAGGACTGGAACCCGGTCGGACTGCTCCCCGTGGGCACCCACCCGCACCACGCGGTGCTGGACGCGCTCCCGACCCGGCGCCCGATCGCCCTCGTCGGCGGCGACGGGCACAACCTGTGGGCCAATCAGCGGGCCCTGGACATCGCCGGGATCACGGCGGCCACGCCCGACCCGGTCGGCGGCAAGGTGGTGAAGGGTGCGGACGGCCGGCCGACGGGCGTCCTCAAGGACGACGCCCAGGGCCTGGTGCGGCGGCACATACCGGAACCCACCCGGGCCGAGCTGGTCGCGGCGTGCGCGAAGGTGCTGGAGCTGGCGGCCGCCTCCGGGGTCACGACGATGATGGACGCGCTGGTGGGACGGCACGAGCTGGAGCTGTACCAGGCCCTCTCGGCGGCGGGGAAGCTGCCGCAGCGGATCGTGCCGGCCATCCGGCTGGAGGCGGAGCAGACCAGGGACCCGGCGGGCGCGCTGGCGTACGCGCGGGGCCTGCGGCGGGAGTTCGAGGGGGTGCGGGGGCTCCGGTTCGGGATGATCAAGGTCTTCCTGGACGGGGTCATCGAGTACCCGGCGCAGACGGCCGCGCTGCTGGCGCCGTACCTCGACGGGAACGGCGGGCCGACCGGCAACCGGGGCGAGCTCTACACCTCGGCGGCGGACTACGGCCGGCTCGCCGCAGCCTTCAACGGGGCGGGCTGGCAGATGCACGCCCACGGACTCGGCGACCGTGCGGTGCGCACCGCTCTGGACGGATACGCGTACGCCAAGCGGGTGACGGGCCGACGGGACGCCCGCAACGCCGTGGCGCACCTGCAGCTCGTGGACCCGGCGGACCTGCGGCGCTTCGCGCAGCTGGGGGTCACTGCGTGCATGCAGCTCCAGTGGGCGGCGAAGGACACCTGGACGATGGAGGCGCTGCTTCCGTACATCGGCCCCGAGCGGCACCGGTGGATGTACCCGGCGCGGAGCCTGGAGAAGGCGGGGGCGCGGCTGTCGGGCGGCTCCGACTGGCCGGTGGACGCCCTCCAGGTGTGGAACCAGCTGCGGACGGCGATCGACCGGCAGGGCGCCTTCGGGGCGGGCCCGCTGTACCGCGAACTGGAGGGGCTCGGCCGGGACACGGTGCTGCGGATGCACACCTCGGGCACCGCGTGGCAGCTGCGCCAGGAGGGGCTGACGGGCACGGTGGAGCAGGGCAGGGCGGCGGACCTGGTGGTGCTGGACCGGGACGTGACGCGCTGCCCGGTGGCGGACATCAGCGGGACGGGGGTACGGATGACCCTGGTCGGCGGCCGGGTGGTGCACGACGCGGATTCGGCGTCGGGGAAAGCCGCGTCGGCGCGGGTGGCCGGCGCCGCCTCCGGCCCGCGCCCGGCCTCGTACGCGACGGTGCACGCCGGGGGGCGCCACCACGCCTGCAAGCACTGA
- a CDS encoding MarR family winged helix-turn-helix transcriptional regulator, with amino-acid sequence MTTEENGTLVPARLRELPSRLLGQASTHAQRLVTEGLSGADARKWHYAALVALEESGPASQAGLSARTGIHRSDLVAVINELAARELVERTPDPEDRRRNVITVTALGRRRLRTLEQILDAAQDELLAPLSAQERQQLVRLLGRIVEHHAHGDPAMEPGDR; translated from the coding sequence ATGACCACGGAAGAGAACGGAACCCTCGTCCCCGCACGGCTGCGCGAGCTGCCCAGCCGACTGCTCGGACAGGCCTCCACCCACGCGCAGCGACTCGTAACCGAGGGACTGAGTGGGGCAGATGCCCGCAAATGGCACTATGCAGCCCTGGTCGCCCTGGAGGAATCCGGCCCGGCGAGTCAGGCCGGCCTGAGCGCCCGCACCGGCATCCACCGCAGCGACCTGGTCGCCGTCATCAACGAACTCGCCGCACGCGAACTGGTCGAACGGACCCCCGACCCCGAGGACCGCAGGCGCAACGTCATCACGGTCACGGCGCTCGGCAGGCGCCGGCTGCGCACCCTGGAGCAGATCCTCGACGCGGCCCAGGACGAGCTCCTGGCGCCGCTGTCCGCCCAGGAGCGGCAGCAGCTGGTGCGCCTGCTGGGCCGGATCGTCGAGCATCACGCCCACGGAGACCCCGCCATGGAGCCCGGAGACCGGTAA
- a CDS encoding LacI family DNA-binding transcriptional regulator: MPEHPPAPGPTPAPGLPSGPALAPGPTPPPGPTLADIARAAEVSTATVSHALNGTGRLGGSTRRRVREVAGALGYGARRGPRTRSLGLAVTTYAGDAWDFAGIAYFSHWLTAATSAAHAHGYALTTLPADRGAEPLWHTLAVDGMLLLDSPAGDPVLRALRARGMPVVFDGRPPDPWPGDVWVDNDHTAATREVLDHLAASGARRIALHSGYGREFYTGAVTAAYEQWCAERGLAPLLVPFDPDDTAGHAFDPALAGADRPDAVYCVYDPGGRQVLAAAERHGLRLLLVCASEDPAYAETEPAVTTVTLNPERIAASAVSVLVNLIESGHAESTGQLTVPAGLRVRASSLPPDMY, encoded by the coding sequence GTGCCAGAGCACCCACCCGCGCCCGGCCCGACACCCGCACCGGGCCTCCCGTCCGGCCCGGCACTCGCACCGGGCCCCACGCCCCCGCCCGGCCCGACCCTCGCCGACATCGCACGCGCCGCCGAGGTCTCCACCGCGACCGTCTCGCACGCGCTCAACGGCACCGGCCGCCTCGGGGGTTCGACCCGCAGACGGGTCCGCGAGGTGGCGGGCGCGCTCGGCTACGGAGCGCGCCGCGGCCCGCGCACCCGCAGCCTCGGCCTCGCGGTGACCACGTACGCCGGCGACGCCTGGGACTTCGCGGGGATCGCCTACTTCTCCCACTGGCTCACCGCGGCGACCTCGGCCGCGCACGCGCACGGGTACGCCCTGACCACCCTGCCCGCCGACCGCGGCGCCGAGCCGCTGTGGCACACGCTCGCCGTGGACGGGATGCTGCTGCTCGACAGCCCGGCCGGCGACCCGGTGCTGAGGGCCCTGCGGGCGCGGGGCATGCCGGTGGTCTTCGACGGGCGGCCGCCCGACCCCTGGCCGGGGGACGTTTGGGTGGACAACGACCACACCGCCGCCACCCGCGAGGTGCTCGACCATCTCGCGGCGTCCGGCGCCCGGCGGATCGCACTGCATTCGGGCTACGGCCGCGAGTTCTACACCGGGGCCGTCACCGCGGCCTACGAACAGTGGTGCGCGGAGCGCGGCCTGGCCCCGCTCCTGGTCCCCTTCGACCCGGACGACACGGCCGGGCACGCCTTCGACCCCGCGTTGGCCGGAGCGGACCGGCCCGACGCCGTGTACTGCGTGTACGACCCGGGGGGCCGCCAGGTGCTGGCCGCCGCCGAGCGCCACGGTCTCCGGCTGCTGCTGGTCTGCGCCAGCGAGGATCCGGCGTACGCGGAGACCGAACCGGCCGTGACCACCGTCACCCTGAATCCGGAGCGGATCGCCGCCTCTGCGGTGTCTGTCCTGGTCAACCTGATCGAATCCGGGCATGCGGAATCGACTGGTCAGCTGACGGTCCCGGCAGGACTGCGGGTGCGCGCCTCGTCCCTCCCCCCGGACATGTACTAG
- a CDS encoding helix-turn-helix domain-containing protein — MADDYLVRIGKLIRDARQHRGWTQSQLADALGTSQSAVNRIERGNQNISLEMIARIGEALDSEIVSLGYAGPMHLRVVGGRRLSGAIDVKTSKNACVALLCASLLNKGRTVLRRVARIEEVYRLLEVLNSIGVRTRWINDGVDLELIPPARLDMEAMDADAARRTRSIIMFLGPLLHRMETFRLPYAGGCDLGTRTIEPHMIALRRFGLDITATEGIYHAKVAPGISPDRPIVLTERGDTVTENALLAAARHDGVTVIRNASSNYMVQDLCFFLEALGVRVDGVGTTTLTVHGVPSIDVDVDYSPSEDPVEAMSLLAAAVVTESELTIRRVPIEFMEIELAVLEEMGLDHDRSPEYNADNGRTRLVDLTVRPSKLEAPIDKIHPMPFPGLNIDNVPFFAAIAAVAQGQTLIHDWVYDNRAIYLTDLNRLGGRLQLLDPHRVLVEGPTRWRAAEMMCPPALRPAVVVLLAMMAAEGTSVLRNVYVINRGYEELAERLNSVGAQIEIFRDI, encoded by the coding sequence ATGGCAGACGACTACCTCGTACGCATCGGCAAGCTCATCCGTGACGCCCGGCAGCACCGGGGCTGGACACAGAGTCAGCTCGCGGACGCCCTCGGCACCAGCCAGAGCGCCGTGAACCGGATCGAGCGCGGCAACCAGAACATCAGCCTTGAGATGATCGCCCGGATCGGCGAAGCGCTCGACAGCGAAATCGTCTCCCTCGGCTACGCCGGCCCGATGCACCTGCGCGTGGTCGGCGGCCGCCGCCTGTCGGGAGCCATCGACGTCAAGACGAGCAAGAACGCGTGCGTCGCGCTGCTTTGCGCCTCACTGCTCAACAAGGGCCGTACGGTACTGCGGCGGGTGGCCCGCATCGAGGAGGTCTACCGCCTCCTGGAGGTCCTCAACTCCATCGGCGTGCGCACCCGTTGGATCAACGACGGCGTGGACCTGGAGCTGATCCCGCCCGCCCGCCTCGACATGGAGGCCATGGACGCGGACGCGGCCCGCCGGACCCGGAGCATCATCATGTTCCTGGGTCCGCTGCTGCACCGGATGGAGACCTTCCGTCTGCCCTACGCGGGCGGCTGCGACCTCGGCACCCGCACCATCGAGCCGCACATGATCGCCCTGCGCCGCTTCGGCCTGGACATCACCGCGACCGAGGGCATCTACCACGCGAAGGTCGCCCCCGGAATCTCCCCGGACCGCCCGATCGTGCTGACCGAGCGCGGGGACACCGTCACCGAGAACGCGCTGCTGGCCGCCGCCCGGCACGACGGCGTCACCGTCATCCGCAACGCCTCCTCCAACTACATGGTCCAGGACCTGTGCTTCTTCCTGGAGGCGCTGGGCGTCCGGGTCGACGGCGTCGGCACCACGACGCTCACCGTGCACGGCGTGCCGAGCATCGACGTGGACGTGGACTACTCCCCCTCCGAGGACCCGGTCGAGGCGATGAGCCTGCTCGCCGCCGCGGTCGTCACGGAGTCGGAGCTCACCATCCGCCGGGTGCCGATCGAGTTCATGGAGATCGAGCTCGCGGTCCTGGAGGAGATGGGCCTGGACCACGACCGCTCGCCGGAGTACAACGCGGACAACGGCCGCACCCGCCTGGTCGACCTCACGGTCCGCCCCTCGAAGCTCGAAGCCCCGATCGACAAGATCCACCCCATGCCGTTCCCCGGACTGAACATCGACAACGTCCCGTTCTTCGCGGCCATCGCCGCCGTGGCCCAGGGCCAGACCCTGATCCACGACTGGGTCTACGACAACCGGGCCATCTACCTGACGGACCTGAACCGCCTGGGCGGCCGCCTCCAGCTCCTGGACCCCCACCGCGTCCTGGTCGAGGGCCCCACCCGCTGGCGCGCGGCAGAAATGATGTGCCCCCCGGCCCTGCGCCCGGCCGTGGTCGTCCTCCTGGCGATGATGGCGGCGGAGGGCACCTCGGTCCTGCGCAACGTCTACGTGATCAACCGCGGCTACGAGGAACTGGCCGAGCGCCTCAACTCGGTGGGCGCCCAGATCGAGATCTTCCGCGACATCTAA
- a CDS encoding haloalkane dehalogenase gives MATIDVLDSTMYYEDRGAGTHGVPFVFLHGNPTSSHLWRGVLPRIEGGVRVLAPDLIGMGRSGKPGGEYRFEDHARYLDAWFDALGLDEVVLVGQDWGGALAFDRAARHPGRIRGIAFMETIVRPLSWEQYPPAARVRFEALRTPGVGEEMVLDRNIFIEDSIKQTVLNPMSEDDHAVYAAPYPTRESRLPMLRWARSLPIDGDPADVHAVVEKYDAWLADSPQVPKLLLTFDGSPALMTDPGTVAWCEENVSALETEYCGPAAHLCPEDRPEEIAAAVNAWAARHGLAAG, from the coding sequence ATGGCCACGATCGACGTGCTCGACTCGACCATGTACTACGAGGACCGCGGCGCGGGCACCCACGGTGTGCCCTTCGTCTTCCTGCACGGCAACCCGACCTCCTCCCACCTCTGGCGCGGCGTCCTGCCCCGCATCGAGGGAGGGGTCCGCGTCCTGGCCCCCGACCTCATCGGCATGGGCCGCTCCGGAAAGCCGGGCGGGGAGTACCGCTTCGAGGACCACGCCCGCTACCTGGACGCGTGGTTCGACGCCCTCGGCCTCGACGAGGTGGTGCTGGTCGGTCAGGACTGGGGCGGCGCACTCGCCTTCGACCGGGCCGCCCGGCACCCCGGGCGGATCCGCGGCATCGCCTTCATGGAGACGATCGTGCGGCCGCTGAGCTGGGAGCAGTACCCGCCCGCCGCGCGGGTCCGGTTCGAGGCCCTCCGCACGCCGGGCGTCGGGGAGGAGATGGTCCTGGACCGGAACATCTTCATCGAGGACAGCATCAAGCAGACGGTCCTGAACCCGATGAGCGAGGATGACCACGCGGTCTACGCCGCCCCCTACCCGACCCGCGAGAGCCGGCTGCCCATGCTGCGCTGGGCCCGTTCGCTGCCGATCGACGGCGATCCGGCGGACGTGCACGCCGTCGTGGAGAAGTACGACGCCTGGCTGGCAGACAGCCCGCAGGTGCCCAAGCTGCTGCTCACCTTCGACGGCTCGCCGGCGCTCATGACCGACCCCGGAACGGTCGCCTGGTGCGAGGAGAACGTCTCGGCGCTGGAAACCGAGTACTGCGGCCCGGCCGCCCACCTCTGCCCCGAGGACCGGCCCGAGGAGATCGCCGCCGCCGTCAACGCCTGGGCCGCCCGGCACGGCCTCGCAGCAGGCTGA